The Geotalea uraniireducens Rf4 genome window below encodes:
- a CDS encoding CvpA family protein: protein MILLDILIWAFLLGFVVKGFMKGLVREVCSLLGLVTGGWAAFKYYSYLAEAIRPFIHLPQHVALVLSFILIFLILGLLFYFFGHLLTAIFKIMLLGGINRIGGVVFGFLEGAFILCMILYFGTTKPVPEKIKGYLQKSKTAQSFIHSGKEIISGWDGAAKQRKAAVRHN from the coding sequence CTGGGCCTTTCTGCTCGGTTTTGTGGTAAAGGGTTTCATGAAAGGTTTGGTGAGAGAGGTTTGCTCTCTCCTCGGCCTTGTTACGGGCGGCTGGGCTGCCTTTAAGTATTATTCGTATCTAGCAGAGGCTATCAGGCCTTTTATTCACCTTCCTCAACATGTGGCGCTGGTCCTGTCGTTTATCCTCATCTTCCTGATCCTCGGCCTGCTTTTCTACTTTTTCGGACACCTGCTCACCGCTATCTTCAAGATCATGCTGCTTGGGGGGATAAACCGCATTGGCGGCGTTGTCTTCGGCTTCCTGGAAGGGGCTTTTATCCTCTGCATGATATTGTATTTCGGCACGACAAAGCCGGTTCCGGAAAAGATCAAGGGATATCTCCAGAAGTCAAAGACAGCCCAATCTTTCATCCACTCAGGGAAAGAGATCATCTCCGGTTGGGATGGTGCTGCAAAACAGAGGAAGGCAGCGGTACGGCACAATTAG
- the dnaG gene encoding DNA primase has translation MSMIPDDKVSEVRERAAILDVISDYVSLRKSGANYQGLCPFHGEKTPSFNVNPGRGIFHCFGCGVGGNAITFIMKIEGLTFPEAVKFLAKRVGVIIEERPLTATEKRQTDERELFFRINEQAAKFYRRVLVQEPAGEAGRRYLERRGVDAATSEAYCIGFAPDKWDGLTRYLEQQRVPLPLAEKLGLVKLRDSGGYYDTFRNRLLFVIADMHGRPIGFGGRVLDDSLPKYINSPESPIYHKSEVLFGLNLAKQAMREQGTAIIVEGYFDHLALFQAGVRNVVATCGTAMTAGHVKLLQRYAGKVYTLFDGDNAGKKATLRSMELFLEEKYAAHVIELPAGDDPDSYLKKEGSEAFAGQVAKARPIFEFFLYDLMHQFDSRTVEGKVQIIELLTPRLMKIANPIERDLYLKEISRMLGVDLRQLQKKIGRSPISTADLASPPERKKRGIGPEEMLVSLMGKYPEVVKRVREYGAANLFGPDLLPVVETIMTQTDAGSEVDWGVIMEQVGSAEERSRLAALFMNDCHLEEIDANKAFDQCRMSRDRSTLKDKDVKELKRELAQLDSDSERYWEILKILDALRNKKSQLL, from the coding sequence ATGTCGATGATTCCGGACGATAAGGTCAGTGAAGTACGTGAACGTGCGGCAATCCTGGATGTTATCTCCGACTACGTAAGCCTCAGGAAGTCGGGTGCGAATTACCAAGGGCTCTGCCCGTTTCACGGCGAAAAAACACCTTCCTTCAATGTCAACCCTGGAAGGGGCATATTTCACTGTTTCGGTTGCGGGGTTGGTGGGAACGCCATCACCTTCATCATGAAAATTGAAGGTCTTACATTTCCCGAAGCGGTGAAGTTCCTTGCAAAGCGGGTCGGTGTGATCATAGAAGAGCGTCCCCTGACCGCAACGGAAAAGCGGCAGACCGATGAACGGGAGCTGTTTTTCAGAATAAATGAACAGGCGGCAAAGTTTTACCGCCGGGTCCTGGTTCAGGAACCGGCAGGGGAAGCGGGTCGACGTTATCTCGAGCGGCGTGGAGTGGATGCCGCTACCTCAGAGGCGTATTGCATCGGGTTTGCGCCGGATAAATGGGACGGCCTTACAAGATATCTGGAGCAGCAGCGGGTGCCGTTGCCGCTGGCGGAAAAGCTTGGACTGGTTAAGCTCAGAGACTCTGGCGGTTACTACGACACATTTCGCAACCGTCTGCTGTTTGTCATTGCCGATATGCATGGTCGACCGATCGGCTTCGGTGGACGGGTGCTCGACGATTCGTTGCCGAAATACATAAATTCGCCGGAATCTCCGATCTACCATAAGAGCGAGGTGCTTTTCGGTTTAAATCTGGCCAAGCAGGCCATGCGCGAGCAGGGAACGGCGATCATAGTCGAAGGGTACTTTGATCATCTGGCCCTATTCCAGGCAGGGGTGAGAAATGTCGTCGCCACCTGCGGCACTGCCATGACTGCCGGCCACGTTAAACTCTTGCAGCGCTATGCGGGCAAGGTCTACACCCTGTTCGACGGGGACAACGCCGGGAAAAAAGCGACCTTGCGCAGCATGGAACTTTTTCTGGAAGAAAAATATGCCGCTCACGTGATCGAACTCCCTGCAGGCGATGACCCGGACAGCTACCTGAAGAAGGAAGGTAGTGAAGCTTTTGCCGGGCAGGTGGCCAAGGCGCGCCCGATATTCGAGTTTTTCCTTTACGACCTGATGCACCAGTTCGACAGCAGAACCGTCGAGGGGAAAGTGCAGATCATCGAGCTGTTGACGCCGCGTCTCATGAAGATTGCCAACCCCATCGAACGGGATTTGTATCTCAAGGAGATATCCAGGATGCTCGGTGTCGACCTGCGGCAACTGCAGAAAAAGATCGGTCGGTCGCCCATTTCAACGGCGGATTTGGCTTCTCCGCCGGAGCGGAAAAAACGCGGCATCGGGCCGGAAGAGATGCTCGTTTCACTGATGGGGAAATACCCGGAGGTGGTAAAGCGGGTCCGGGAATATGGGGCGGCAAACCTGTTCGGTCCCGATTTGTTGCCGGTGGTGGAAACCATCATGACTCAGACGGACGCCGGCAGCGAGGTCGATTGGGGTGTGATCATGGAGCAGGTCGGGTCGGCTGAGGAGCGGAGCCGCCTTGCTGCGTTGTTCATGAATGACTGCCACCTGGAAGAGATCGACGCCAACAAGGCCTTCGATCAGTGTCGTATGAGCCGGGATCGCTCAACGCTGAAGGATAAGGACGTAAAGGAGTTGAAGAGGGAGTTGGCACAGCTGGATTCGGACTCCGAGCGCTATTGGGAGATATTAAAGATACTCGATGCCTTGCGAAATAAAAAATCGCAATTACTATAG